Proteins co-encoded in one candidate division KSB1 bacterium genomic window:
- a CDS encoding site-specific DNA-methyltransferase, giving the protein MQLQLPLFEQERTEPLREAIEFYQHKHGWSNRLIAGDSLLVMNSLLEKEGLAGKVQMIYMDPPYGIKYGSNFQPFVNRRDVKDGKDEDLTAEPEQIKAFRDT; this is encoded by the coding sequence ATGCAGTTGCAGTTGCCGTTGTTCGAGCAGGAACGAACGGAGCCGCTGCGCGAGGCCATCGAGTTCTACCAGCACAAGCACGGCTGGAGCAACCGCCTCATCGCCGGCGACAGCTTGCTGGTGATGAACTCGTTGCTGGAAAAAGAGGGCCTGGCCGGCAAGGTGCAGATGATCTACATGGATCCGCCCTACGGCATCAAATACGGTTCCAACTTCCAGCCTTTTGTGAACCGGCGCGATGTGAAGGATGGCAAGGACGAAGACCTGACCGCCGAGCCGGAGCAAATCAAGGCCTTCCGCGACACCTG